One Carya illinoinensis cultivar Pawnee chromosome 5, C.illinoinensisPawnee_v1, whole genome shotgun sequence genomic window, TATTGGAAACGGCGGCGTTGTTCCCCGGGGCAGGCGATTCGGGAGGGGATGCATTGGACGCGGGAGGACTGTCCGACAACGGAGTAGAGGACGGAGAAGGAGAAGTAGCATGAGGAAGCGGCGGAGATGGCAGAGGAGTGGCATTCGGAGACGGCGCATGTGCCGGTGGCTTCGCTGGAGCAGTCGAATACTCAGGTGGAGCACCAGGAGTGGATGACGACGGTGGTGGAGTCGAAGTGGGTGGGTTGGCTGGGGACCATGCCGGAGTAGGCTCTGGAGACATCGCCAATGCGAAGCCCGCAAACATTGCCAAGATCATAATCACGAAGCTTGCGCGCGCCATTgacgcgagagagagagagagagagagagagagagagagagagagagtcagttGAGGCGTCGCAGGTCTGAGAAAAATGAGAACCAAGGGCGACTATGGTACGTCTTATGcttagagggaaaaaaaaaaaaaaaaactgatggtACGTCTTAGCTACGGACCGttggattgattggtttgaCTCGTCAAGCAGCAAATAGACGGTGGATATTGTTTATGTGGCAGACCGAGAGAGCCTCTGAGTGAAGGAGTTTAGAGCTGGCTGAGAAactttggattttatttatttattttagagaaattctattttatatatctgtttttgcaaagaaatattttttctattaaggtTGTGCTCACCACTAATGAATAGATGTCAATTAATGTTAATGTTGGAGAGTACAGGTGGTTTGGGAATATAAACTGCAAAGAAGGAGGACCGTTGGATCCGTTGTAAGCTTATTATCTCTGTAACAGTGGATAAATGAAAGGGCAGGTGGATCACTAGTAACAGAAATTACAATGGAGATACGCGGCTGGACCAAGCTGTTGTTATTTGGAACCACGTTAATTAATTGCTTTCGCTTTCAATTGCCTACCTAATTTAAAACGTCGTCGTAGAAAGACTATTATTTCTCTATACCTTCTtatgtttttctgtttttttaagaaaaaattcttcttgttattctCGCACTTCACacatcacatttattttaattttttttctataataaatatataatatgtggataataaataaaataatttaattaatttaataagaataaaatgaaataaaaataataaaaataatattttaatatataaaatgtgtggtgtcGGATTACGTGAAACATTTATCTTTCTTCAAAAATGGCTGAAAACATTcgggaaaaaaataagtttgtCCAATTGAAACGGCTTCTCCGTTACAGATGTCAATTGTTATGTCATTGTGATTTATCTCCCCACGGCCCCCTAATCTCCCGACGATTCTGAATCTCTGATGGTGGTGGGTTTTCAAATTGCAGTGCACGACAGCGTAAATCTCTCAACTTCTCAATTAAACCGTTAAACaccaaccaaaaaacaaaatcaaataataacaCATCGTTTAGTTCTGTTCGCAAGGTAAAGTAATCACGTTTTAAAATCCTTTTTATCTTTTGCAAGTAGTAATCACTCGCGATGAGTTTGTGAAATCAGATTCGCAGAGTGGCTGGACGAGCCGGATCCAAATTTGCTCACAAGGAATTACGTCATCTACGGCATCATTCATAAAATTGACCGTAATTTCACAAATTTTCCGGGATTTATGCATATTGGAAAACATT contains:
- the LOC122309432 gene encoding classical arabinogalactan protein 9-like is translated as MARASFVIMILAMFAGFALAMSPEPTPAWSPANPPTSTPPPSSSTPGAPPEYSTAPAKPPAHAPSPNATPLPSPPLPHATSPSPSSTPLSDSPPASNASPPESPAPGNNAAVSNRFASSGSLAVVLLTVVFAM